One genomic region from Camelus bactrianus isolate YW-2024 breed Bactrian camel chromosome 3, ASM4877302v1, whole genome shotgun sequence encodes:
- the GNPDA1 gene encoding glucosamine-6-phosphate deaminase 1: MKLIILDHYSQASEWAAKYIRNRIIQFNPGPDKYFTLGLPTGSTPLGCYKKLIEYYKNGDLSFKYVKTFNMDEYVGLPRDHPESYHSFMWNNFFKHIDIHPENTHILDGNAADLQAECDAFEEKIKAAGGIELFVGGIGPDGHIAFNEPGSSLVSRTRVKTLAMDTILANARFFDGDLAKVPTMALTVGVGTVMDAREVMILITGAHKAFALYKAIEEGVNHMWTVSAFQQHPRTVFVCDEDATLELKVKTVKYFKGLMLVHNKLVDPLYSIKEKETEKSQSSKKPYSD; this comes from the exons ATGAAGCTCATCATCCTGGACCACTATTCTCAGGCCAGTGAGTGGGCAGCCAAGTACATCAGGAACCGCATCATCCAGTTTAACCCAGGGCCAGACAAGTACTTCACCCTGGGGCTCCCCACCG GGAGCACCCCGCTTGGCTGCTACAAGAAGCTGATTGAGTACTATAAGAATGGAGACCTGTCCTTCAAATATGTGAAGACTTTCAACATGGATGAGTATGTGG GCCTTCCTCGAGACCACCCGGAGAGCTACCACTCCTTCATGTGGAACAACTTCTTCAAGCACATTGACATCCACCCAGAAAACACCCACATTCTAGACGGGAATGCAGCTGACCTGCAGGCCGAGTGTGACGCCTTTGAAGAGAAGATCAAGGCTGCGGGCGGGATTGAGCTGTTTGTTGGAG GCATCGGCCCTGATGGACACATTGCCTTCAATGAACCGGGCTCGAGTCTGGTGTCCAGGACCCGCGTGAAGACGCTGGCTATGGACACCATCCTGGCCAACGCTAGGTTCTTTGATGGAGATCTCGCCAAGGTGCCCACCATGGCCCTGACAGTAGGCGTGGGCACTGTCATGGATGCTAGAGAG GTGATGATCCTCATCACGGGTGCTCACAAGGCCTTTGCTCTGTACAAGGCCATTGAAGAGGGAGTGAACCACATGTGGACCGTGTCTGCCTTCCAGCAGCATCCCCGCACGGTGTTTGTGTGCGACGAGGATGCCACCCTGGAGCTGAAAGTGAAGACCGTCAAGTATTTCAAAG gtTTAATGCTTGTTCATAACAAGTTGGTGGACCCCTTGTACAGtatcaaagagaaagaaacagagaaaagccaGTCTTCTAAGAAACCATACAGTGATTAG